One segment of Panicum virgatum strain AP13 chromosome 3K, P.virgatum_v5, whole genome shotgun sequence DNA contains the following:
- the LOC120700292 gene encoding uncharacterized protein LOC120700292 isoform X2 translates to MEALLTLLFNALLLVFVVKLFFALFHMKLVVILLYIAVLLFAMALTGRFPASYILIGDQRREDPTQSTQASCIMILWSKVNSDGILLDALADVVKVGEQYRVDATSEEDEDIRINPR, encoded by the exons ATGGAGGCGCTGCTGACGCTGCTCTTCAACGCCCTGCTGCTGGTGTTCGTGGTCAAGCTCTTCTTCGCCTTGTTCCACATGAAGCTTGTCGTCATCCTCCTCTACATCGCCGTCCTCCTCTTCGCCATGGCCCTCACCGGCAGATTCCCCG CTAGCTACATCTTAATTGGCGATCAGAGGAGAGAGGACCCAACCCAATCCACCCAG GCATCATGCATCATGATCTTGTGGTCAAAAGTCAATTCAGATGGTATTTTGCTTGACGCACTAGCTGATGTGGTAAAG GTAGGGGAGCAGTACCGTGTAGATGCTACCTCGGAGGAAGATGAAGATATTAGAATCAATCCCAGATGA
- the LOC120700292 gene encoding uncharacterized protein LOC120700292 isoform X1, which translates to MEALLTLLFNALLLVFVVKLFFALFHMKLVVILLYIAVLLFAMALTGRFPASYILIGDQRREDPTQSTQASCIMILWSKVNSDGILLDALADVVKVTGSFSIASEILYTPSPLRPSCFRVISC; encoded by the exons ATGGAGGCGCTGCTGACGCTGCTCTTCAACGCCCTGCTGCTGGTGTTCGTGGTCAAGCTCTTCTTCGCCTTGTTCCACATGAAGCTTGTCGTCATCCTCCTCTACATCGCCGTCCTCCTCTTCGCCATGGCCCTCACCGGCAGATTCCCCG CTAGCTACATCTTAATTGGCGATCAGAGGAGAGAGGACCCAACCCAATCCACCCAG GCATCATGCATCATGATCTTGTGGTCAAAAGTCAATTCAGATGGTATTTTGCTTGACGCACTAGCTGATGTGGTAAAGGTAACTGGTTCCTTTTCTATTGCTTCTGAGATACTATACACCCCCTCCCCTCTTCGTCCAAGTTGCTTTCGAGTTATCTCTTGTTGA